A portion of the Segatella copri DSM 18205 genome contains these proteins:
- a CDS encoding glycoside hydrolase family 25 protein — protein sequence MKKLFISIIASIIALGAHAQVQCEDTCRHVHGIDLSHYQGNVFWETVGDNSKMAYVYLKATEGGTNIDSKYKQNIDLAHRYGMKVGSYHFYRPRIPQQTQLENFKAQCRPGDQDLLPMIDVETKSGMNTEEFCDSLFKFLHLVEKAYKQKPLIYTGANFYDNYLLGKLDSYKLMIAQYTKRIPVLRDGRDFEMWQYTGKGRLNGINGYVDKSRFMGRHKLREIRFRHR from the coding sequence ATGAAAAAGTTATTTATCTCTATTATAGCATCCATTATTGCCTTGGGAGCCCATGCCCAGGTGCAATGCGAAGACACTTGTCGGCACGTTCACGGCATCGACTTGAGTCATTATCAGGGCAACGTGTTCTGGGAAACCGTGGGCGACAACTCTAAGATGGCTTACGTTTATCTGAAAGCTACCGAGGGAGGAACCAACATCGACAGCAAATACAAGCAGAATATCGACCTGGCTCATCGCTACGGAATGAAAGTAGGTTCTTATCATTTCTACAGACCCCGCATCCCACAGCAGACGCAACTGGAAAATTTCAAGGCCCAATGCCGTCCGGGAGATCAGGACCTCTTGCCTATGATTGATGTGGAGACGAAAAGCGGCATGAATACAGAAGAATTCTGCGATTCGCTCTTTAAGTTTCTGCATCTCGTAGAGAAAGCATATAAGCAGAAACCCCTCATCTATACGGGAGCCAATTTCTATGACAACTATCTTCTGGGCAAGCTAGACAGCTACAAGCTGATGATTGCCCAGTATACGAAGCGCATCCCTGTATTGCGCGATGGTAGAGATTTCGAAATGTGGCAATATACGGGTAAGGGCAGGCTCAACGGAATAAACGGCTATGTTGACAAAAGCCGTTTCATGGGGCGCCACAAGCTCAGAGAAATCAGATTCAGACATCGATAG
- a CDS encoding zinc ribbon domain-containing protein: MAIIKCPECGRQISDKAPTCPSCGVEIAGKITKCPNCGEIYFSNLEMCPNCHELNPSLTRMTSSAGMSQQTPSMTQQQEAENVARQNAIRQEEIRRQEALRQQARPQTPVRTATPPTPPVPPVRPQQTHSQNGGNGEGTQEKKKSNRGVIIISLIFAFLVCGIFYYFYDSANKNKELEAYEYAMQSSDPMVLQSYLDTYKDADEAHRDSIMAHLELLKQTDQDWTNAVVSGSKEALQAYLDKYPNSPHKQEVLNKIDSIDWNVAKNADNVEAYQAYLAAHADGSHIEQAENAMKKAKSRDLQPEEKDMVSSLFRHFFQSINTRDADGLQASCEDILSSLLGKNSATKADVVTFMNKLYKEDVTNLNWFLTNDYKIKKREVGDEDYEYQVQFSAREEVQLTDGTKKTNHFKINATVSPDGKVSAFNMSKINAAE, encoded by the coding sequence ATGGCAATTATAAAATGTCCGGAATGCGGACGCCAAATTAGCGATAAAGCACCTACCTGCCCTAGTTGCGGAGTAGAAATAGCAGGCAAAATTACCAAATGCCCAAATTGTGGCGAGATTTATTTCAGCAACCTGGAAATGTGTCCTAACTGCCATGAGCTGAATCCTTCGCTCACAAGAATGACTTCTTCGGCGGGAATGAGCCAGCAGACTCCTTCTATGACTCAGCAGCAAGAAGCTGAAAATGTAGCCAGACAGAATGCTATCAGACAAGAAGAAATTCGCCGTCAGGAGGCTCTCAGACAGCAGGCTCGTCCTCAGACACCTGTCAGAACAGCAACACCTCCTACTCCACCCGTTCCTCCGGTTCGCCCACAGCAAACCCATTCTCAGAACGGCGGAAACGGAGAAGGAACCCAGGAAAAGAAAAAAAGCAACCGTGGCGTCATCATCATCTCTCTGATTTTCGCCTTCCTCGTTTGTGGCATTTTCTACTATTTCTATGATAGTGCCAATAAGAATAAGGAACTGGAAGCTTACGAGTATGCGATGCAGAGTAGCGACCCGATGGTTCTGCAGAGTTACCTAGATACTTACAAAGATGCTGACGAGGCGCATCGTGATTCCATCATGGCTCACCTCGAACTTCTGAAACAGACCGATCAGGACTGGACCAACGCCGTAGTAAGCGGTTCGAAAGAGGCCCTGCAGGCTTATCTCGACAAATACCCAAACAGTCCACACAAGCAGGAGGTTTTGAACAAGATAGATTCCATCGACTGGAATGTGGCCAAGAATGCTGATAATGTAGAAGCTTACCAGGCTTATCTCGCCGCTCATGCTGACGGTTCGCATATCGAACAGGCTGAGAATGCGATGAAGAAAGCCAAGAGCAGAGATTTGCAGCCAGAAGAGAAAGATATGGTAAGCAGTCTGTTCCGCCATTTCTTCCAAAGCATCAATACCCGCGATGCTGATGGTTTGCAGGCTTCATGCGAGGACATTCTCTCTTCGCTTCTGGGTAAGAATTCTGCTACCAAGGCAGATGTTGTTACCTTTATGAATAAGCTTTATAAGGAAGATGTGACCAACCTGAACTGGTTCCTCACCAACGATTATAAGATCAAGAAGCGCGAGGTGGGTGACGAAGATTATGAATATCAGGTTCAGTTCTCAGCACGTGAGGAAGTTCAGCTTACCGACGGTACAAAGAAAACCAACCATTTCAAAATCAACGCAACTGTTTCGCCAGACGGCAAGGTTTCTGCGTTCAACATGTCGAAGATTAATGCCGCAGAATAG
- a CDS encoding J domain-containing protein: MAFVDYYKILGVDKNIPQKDVRAAYRKRAKQFHPDLHPNDPKAKAKFQALNEAYEVISDPDKRAKYDQYGEQWKNADAFGGFGGAGGAGGSGSYGGAGGNPFEGFDFSQFGGGGGFSSFFENLFGGRGRSQQSADGFGSGNFGGFNGSAGYGSGFNGAGYGAGADFGTGGCGGGCGQNGRANNGEMNMNVNIDLYTALLGGEGIIKLSNGSKIKLKIKPETQNGTKVRVRGKGYDRGDGTFGDLMITYNVKLPTGLNDKQKDLLRQMKDAK, encoded by the coding sequence ATGGCATTTGTTGATTATTACAAGATTCTCGGCGTAGACAAGAACATTCCGCAGAAGGATGTGAGAGCTGCGTATCGTAAACGTGCAAAACAGTTTCACCCAGATTTGCACCCTAACGACCCGAAGGCGAAGGCTAAGTTCCAGGCGCTGAACGAGGCGTATGAGGTGATTTCTGACCCAGATAAGCGTGCTAAATACGACCAGTATGGCGAACAATGGAAGAATGCTGATGCATTCGGCGGTTTCGGCGGAGCTGGTGGTGCAGGCGGTTCTGGAAGCTATGGTGGAGCAGGTGGAAATCCATTCGAGGGTTTCGACTTCAGCCAGTTTGGTGGAGGCGGAGGTTTCTCCAGCTTCTTCGAAAATCTCTTCGGAGGTCGTGGCAGAAGCCAGCAGTCGGCTGATGGATTCGGTTCCGGCAATTTCGGCGGTTTTAATGGTTCTGCCGGTTATGGTAGCGGCTTTAATGGGGCTGGCTACGGAGCTGGTGCTGATTTCGGTACTGGTGGTTGTGGCGGTGGTTGCGGCCAGAACGGGCGTGCCAATAACGGCGAAATGAACATGAATGTGAATATCGACCTTTATACGGCTCTGCTGGGCGGCGAGGGAATCATTAAATTGAGTAATGGTTCTAAAATCAAACTGAAGATTAAGCCGGAAACGCAGAATGGCACGAAGGTTCGTGTTCGCGGAAAAGGATACGACCGAGGTGACGGAACCTTTGGCGACCTGATGATTACTTACAACGTGAAGTTGCCAACCGGGTTGAATGATAAGCAGAAAGATTTGCTCCGTCAGATGAAGGATGCAAAGTAA
- a CDS encoding bifunctional metallophosphatase/5'-nucleotidase produces MKQLFAALLLALTFNSQAMAQQRTVKLGVIETSDVHGSFFPYDFINCKPKAGALARVSSYVNNLRKAYKDNLILLENGDILQGQPTCYYYNYVNTKARNVAADVVNYMKYDAQVFGNHDVETGHPVYDKWIKELNCPVLGSNIISTSTGEPYVKPYLILNREGVKVAVLGMITPAIPNWITENLWSGLKFENMVTNARKWVKYLQEKEKPDVIIGLFHSGKDGGIQTAEYDEDASIKVAKEVPGFDLVLFGHDHTRDNETVTNTDGKQVVCLDPANNAISVADAEITLTLNKKKVNGKKQLVVTDKKVTGKIVDVTDCPIDEDFMKTFEPQIAEVKKYVGKQIGNFKTTIYSRDQFFGSSAFNDFILNLQLQMTKADISFNAPLQFNAVLKAGPICVSDMFNLYKYENQFYVMRMTGEEIRKHLEMSYDLWVNTMKSPDDHLLLLDEKTVGDQQRLGFKNLSFNFDSAVGIDYEVDVTKPDGEKVKILRMSNGEPFDEKKWYKVAVNSYRGNGGGELLTKGAEIPKDSLESRIIYRSKRDQRYYLMEEIEKMGTVDAKPNNNWKFVPEAWTKPAAQRDFELLFGKKE; encoded by the coding sequence ATGAAACAATTATTTGCTGCGCTTCTTCTGGCGCTAACTTTCAATTCACAAGCTATGGCACAACAACGTACCGTAAAACTGGGAGTGATAGAGACAAGCGATGTGCACGGCTCTTTCTTCCCTTACGATTTCATCAACTGTAAGCCAAAAGCAGGAGCCTTGGCGCGCGTTTCTTCCTACGTCAATAATTTGCGAAAAGCCTACAAGGATAACCTCATCCTCTTGGAGAATGGCGATATTCTGCAGGGACAGCCTACCTGCTATTATTATAATTATGTAAACACAAAGGCTAGAAACGTGGCTGCCGATGTGGTAAACTACATGAAGTATGATGCGCAAGTGTTTGGCAATCATGATGTTGAAACGGGTCATCCAGTTTACGACAAATGGATAAAAGAACTCAATTGCCCAGTTCTTGGTTCCAACATCATCAGCACTTCTACAGGCGAGCCATACGTTAAGCCTTATCTCATCCTGAACCGCGAGGGCGTGAAGGTGGCAGTCTTGGGAATGATTACTCCTGCCATTCCAAACTGGATCACGGAGAATCTCTGGAGCGGACTGAAATTTGAAAATATGGTAACAAACGCCCGCAAATGGGTGAAGTATCTCCAGGAGAAAGAAAAACCGGATGTTATCATCGGCCTCTTCCACAGCGGAAAAGACGGAGGCATTCAGACTGCCGAATATGATGAAGACGCCTCTATCAAGGTGGCAAAAGAAGTGCCGGGCTTCGACCTCGTTCTCTTCGGCCACGACCATACGCGCGACAACGAAACCGTAACCAATACTGATGGAAAGCAGGTGGTTTGCCTGGATCCTGCCAACAACGCCATTAGCGTGGCTGATGCAGAAATAACCCTCACCCTCAACAAGAAAAAGGTAAACGGAAAGAAGCAGCTGGTGGTAACTGACAAAAAGGTGACAGGCAAGATTGTGGATGTGACAGATTGTCCTATCGACGAGGATTTCATGAAAACTTTCGAACCTCAGATTGCGGAAGTAAAGAAATATGTGGGCAAGCAGATTGGCAACTTCAAGACTACCATCTACAGCCGCGACCAGTTCTTCGGCAGTTCTGCCTTCAACGATTTCATCCTCAACCTCCAGTTGCAGATGACAAAAGCCGACATTTCGTTTAACGCTCCTCTTCAGTTCAACGCGGTTCTGAAAGCCGGCCCAATCTGTGTGAGCGACATGTTCAATCTCTATAAATATGAGAACCAGTTCTACGTAATGCGCATGACGGGCGAAGAAATCAGAAAGCATCTGGAAATGAGTTACGACCTCTGGGTGAACACCATGAAGAGCCCGGACGACCATCTCCTGCTGCTCGATGAAAAGACCGTTGGCGACCAGCAACGCCTCGGTTTCAAGAATCTCTCGTTTAACTTTGATAGTGCTGTGGGAATCGATTACGAAGTTGACGTAACCAAGCCAGATGGCGAGAAGGTGAAGATTCTGCGCATGAGCAACGGCGAACCTTTCGATGAGAAGAAATGGTACAAGGTAGCCGTTAACAGCTATCGTGGAAATGGCGGCGGCGAACTCCTAACCAAGGGTGCCGAAATCCCGAAAGACAGTCTTGAAAGCCGAATCATCTATCGCAGCAAGCGCGACCAGCGCTACTATCTGATGGAAGAAATTGAAAAGATGGGAACGGTTGATGCAAAACCAAACAACAACTGGAAGTTTGTGCCGGAAGCATGGACCAAGCCTGCTGCCCAGCGCGATTTCGAATTGCTGTTCGGTAAGAAGGAATAG
- the nudC gene encoding NAD(+) diphosphatase: protein MKYWFIFCKTDLLLEKKEDGTYTIPCSEESPIPTKPWTHILNITPMEDGTEVKTFTIPEPVTGNPKYEMCGLRPSFYKLSPALYQKAGKCQELNYWDMNTQFCGVCGAPMKMATDISKKCTECGKQVWPSLATAIIVLIKKDDQVLLVHARNFKGNFDSLVAGFVETGENLEEAVHREVMEETGLTIKNLKYFGSQPWPYPSGLMIGFSAEYVDGEIHLQKEELSRGKWFTKENLPILPEKLSIARKLIDAWLEDKL from the coding sequence ATGAAGTATTGGTTTATATTTTGCAAGACTGATCTCTTGCTCGAAAAGAAAGAAGACGGAACCTATACGATTCCTTGTTCAGAAGAGAGTCCAATCCCAACAAAGCCTTGGACTCACATTCTCAACATTACCCCGATGGAAGACGGAACAGAGGTGAAGACCTTCACCATTCCTGAGCCCGTTACCGGCAATCCGAAGTACGAAATGTGCGGCTTGCGCCCTAGTTTCTACAAACTCTCTCCTGCCCTTTACCAGAAAGCGGGAAAGTGTCAGGAACTCAACTATTGGGACATGAATACCCAATTCTGCGGCGTTTGCGGAGCTCCGATGAAAATGGCAACCGACATCAGTAAGAAATGTACAGAATGCGGCAAACAGGTCTGGCCTTCGCTTGCCACAGCCATCATCGTTCTGATTAAGAAAGATGATCAGGTCTTGCTGGTACACGCTCGCAATTTCAAGGGAAATTTCGACAGTCTCGTGGCTGGTTTCGTAGAGACTGGCGAGAATCTGGAAGAGGCGGTTCATCGTGAAGTTATGGAAGAAACCGGTCTGACTATCAAGAACTTGAAATATTTCGGCTCCCAGCCTTGGCCTTATCCGAGCGGTCTGATGATTGGCTTTTCGGCAGAATATGTAGATGGAGAAATTCATCTTCAGAAAGAGGAACTCTCTCGTGGTAAATGGTTCACGAAAGAG